The Anaeromusa acidaminophila DSM 3853 genome segment GCCATTGACTGAGCAGCGTGAAGCCTACCAAATTATTAAAGATATTTGCGAGGCTACCAATACCATACAGTTTTGGAGTCAAGGCAAGTTAAAGTTTGTGCCGCGCTGTGATGAGCGGCTTGAGCACAACAATGTTGTATTTGAACCTGATATCGTCCCTTTATATGATTTGTCAGAAGAAGATTTTCTAGATTTAGAGGATGGAAAACTTCTGCAGTTTTCCCGTGAAGACTCGGTGGATGCGTATAATCACGTATCGGTTGAATTTATTAATCGAAGCAATCAATATAAAGAAGAATTAGCAGAATTTAAAGTGCAGGTCGATATAAATCGGCGAGGGCTTCGTTCTGCACCAAAAAAAGAACTTCATTATATTCATACAAAGGCGCGAGCGCAATATATCGCTAGCCTGTTAGCAATGGATAGCTTGTATGGGCGTACCACGTATAAATTTCGGCTAGGGTGGAGCTATTGTCTGTTAGAGCCTGGCGATTTTGTTACCTTGACAGAAAAGAGTATTGGGATCAATAAAAAACCGGTTATTATTGATTCTATTGAAGAAGATGAGGATGGTGCGTTAGAAGTTGTTGCTAAGGAACGGCCGCCGGGAATTTACAGCCCTGCCAAATATCAAACCAGCCAAGAAACACCTCGTGTGGGTTTAGATTATAATGCCGATCCAGGCAGTATTGCACCTCCAGTTATTTTTGAAGCACCACCCGCTTTGATTGACGGTGGTTTAGAACTTTGCGTAGCTGTCTGTGGAAAGAACGCAGTTTGGGGTGGCGCTAATATCTGGGTTAGCTATGATGCAAATACCTATCGTAAAATTGGCATGGTTACGGCACCAGCTCGAGTAGGCAAGCTTGCAAGAAGTATAGGTGCAGAGAAACAGGCAGGGCCACTTGTAATTTCCCTATATGATGCGCAGGGGAAAATTTTAAGCGGAACAGAGCAAGATGCAGATTTAAAGCATACGCTCTGCTATGTTGATGGTGAGTGGATTGCTTATGCGGGTGCTGTTTTAGGAGAGAACAACATTTATTCTTTATCCGGGTTACGCCGTGGCTTGTATGGATCGCAGCTGCAAAAACATGCAGAGAACACTTCGTTTGTGCGTATGGATAGTAATGTTTTTCATTATCCGTTTCGAGTTGAAGACATTGGGCAGAAAATATATATCAAATTTACTAGTTTTAATGTCTTTGGTGTAGGTGTACAAGAACTTGATGAAGTGGAGCCGTATTCCTATACGATTCGCGGGGCAAGCGAGAGCCTTCCGCAGATGTCTTTTTCTATCGTGCAAAATAAAGAACAGCTTCTTGTAACCTTGGATAGAAGTTTTGTAGATGCAAATTACAATAGCTTTTTTTCCTATGAGCTGCGGCAAGGAAGCAGTTGGGAACAAAGTGAGAGGATTGGCGTGTTTACTAGCTCTACCTACTCTTTTGCAGCGACGGAGGAAGGAACGCTGACGTATTGGCTAAAAGCCATTAATACAAATGGAATTTACGCTGCAACGGCTAGTCAGTGCATTGTTAATGTCATTGATTTGCCTAATCGCAATATTTTACTTGAGAGGTATGTGCCTGTTGAAGCGTGCCAAATCACCAATATGTATCCAAACAATAGCGGCTATTCTTTACAGTCACAAAAACTGTTAAAGGATTATTTGCGTTTTTTTGATGCCTTTAACGGAATGCCATTACTTCGAGATGATGCGTATATTGAACTGCCGGTATTGGATTTAGGTGAAAATATTATGGATCAAGGATGTTACTGGGTCGACGAGTCCGGCATCTGGCATGTAAAGACGAAAGAATGCCTTAAGGATTATAATCACTTTTTTAGCATTTTTCGTTCAGAAGTGCAGTATGTTTCGCCTTCTTTTGCGTTACAGACCTTTGCCCGAATTGGTGTATCGTATGAGCCTAAGAAAAATATTCGTATCGAGGTTGAATACCGAGCCAGCGTAGACTCAAAGGTATGGGATGCTTGGCAGCCTAGCAGTAAAAATCAATTTTATGGAAGATATGTACAAATTCGCGTACGGCCGATTTCTCTCGATCAAGTGAGCAATACAACTGTAAAGGGTGTCAATGTAATGATTGACGTGCCAGATATCGAAGAGCGGATTACCAACGTGTATATACCAGCGGAGAAAACAAGAATTTCTTTTAGGCTTCACTATACAGAATCACCGAGTATTGGAGTTTTTTCGCAAAATGAGAAAGGCGAGCAAACTACCTGGCGAATTTCGAATATAAATACAAGCGGATTTGATATTGAGCTTCTTGATGTACAAGGCAATTTGATTGCCGGAAAACTGATACAAGCCATTATAAGGGGGTATTAAAGGTGGCAGTGCTAAATTTAGAAATGGGTCCGGAGGAAGCGGTTAGTGTCTTAAATGGACATGACCATGCGAGCGGAGTCGGAAAACCAATTTCTACCGAGGGGTTGGCTGACAAAGCCGTTACAAGAAATAAGCTAACGGAAAAAGTAATTGGTTCAGAGCAATTGGACGATCAGTCTATTGGAACTACACATATTCAGCAAGGTGCAATCACGAAGGAGCTTTTGGCAGCAGGACTTTTAAATCAAGAACTTTCTAGCAAGGTCTTAGGACAGAAGAATTTTATTGTTTCCGGTATGGATATACAAGTTGATTTAATGAATGGCGCACCGTTACTCAAAAATCCTGGAGGAAAGGTAAATCTTGCCGAGCAATATATCGATGTTGCTGCATCCACGATACCTCTGACTGCTACTCCTAGTAGCGGGATAGTATATTGCCAAAAAGAAATTAGTAAAGAAGTTTGCGTAAGAACAGTCCAGTTTAAATGGCCTGTTTTAGATAATATGGTTGTTCATCATTATGAGTTTGATGATACAGGAACTGTGGTTAATGATAAAACTGCAAATCAAAACAACTTGATTGCTGGTGGAACAAAAGCTGATGAAGTAGAGCGGGTAGCGGGAAGCTTGGGGTATGGTAGAAAAATATCGGTGAATTCAAACCTGCTATCGCAAGGAAATGTATGTGATTTCAATCAAACGAAAAAAATAGCTATTCTCGCTGATTTTATCTATAAGGATTATAAAAGTACAACGACTGCCAATTTTATGATTGCTTCGCTGAATGGCTTTTATTTTAGGGTATATAACTCGACGGGAGAGCTATATTTACACTATTGTGGTTGGTCAGGGGCTGAGTTTAGCTTAAACTATTTCTTGCGGCCTGGCATGCGCTACCAAATTGTACTTTCTTATGACAATGAGCAACTGATTATCTATATTAATGGGGTGGTCTGGTGGAAAGCAAAGCTGCAAAATGCGGCCATGCCAACTGTAAGTAAGCTTGGAGTATTAAACCATTATGACGGAAATTATCGTGCGGATAAATCAATAATGAATTTCTTGCAAATTAGAAAAGATGTACTGTCAGCAGAAGAATGGGCCAAGCTTGCTACACAAACTGGAATTCCGTGCGAGTACATCGATTATATGGCAACTACTCCAGATCTTTCGAGTGAAACAGAAGAATGGCATGAATGGCGATTTGATGAATGTAGCGGAAACTTAGCAAATGATACTTCTAGTGTTGGAACGTTGTATCCGGGAACAGCACAAAACTGTCCCATCATAACAAGTACTGTCGGACTTGGTTATGCAAGGCGTTTTACGGGAGTAGGCGCGATTTCTCGACTTGATATAGGAAATTTTAAATTTCCGGCAAGCTTTGGATTTTTTGCGTTACTGGAAGCTAGGGCGCTTGACTCATATCGGACACTTTTTTCTAACTATAATGGCTCAAAAGGGAATATCTTATATGTGAGCTATAACGGCAGTCGGTGTATTGGAGCATATGCATCTGGTACAGGCACAACCGGAGGAGGTGTGGCAGCGACAATACAAATTCCCGATAATGCTCCGGCTGTTGTTGGTTTTGTTTTTGCAGATGGTGGACTGTATTTATATTCAGATAGAACAGAACCAGAATTCATTCCAAACTTTACTGCAAATGCTGTAGATAATTTAGCGGCTTGTTTTGGGGTATACCCTAATAATAACAGTTACCCTTTTATTGGCGATTTACATCATGCTTTGATGTTGTATCGAAAACCCAGTGAGGCGGAAATAAAAAATATTTTTTCTTGCCTTAAACGTAGAGTATATGTGAATATAGCTGATGATATTCTACCAACAGATGCTATTTCTTTAGGAAACTTTCAAAACGATGGACAAAAAGCAAAGTTTGATTCATCGCCCTGCTGGGGTGTGAAAAGCAATCCCTTTTGTGTACCGCGTAGCAAGTTCATGGGCTGGCAGTGGGTAACAACGAGTAATAATTATTACTGGGAAAATCCGTTTCGCTCACAACGAATCAAGGTAACTTTGTTTTATAAACGTTATATGTGGGACAATGCCTATTCTGTAGTAGATAGCATGTATAACTCTTCAAATGGATATGCATATGGCTGCTATATTAATCAAATATGTAATGAGTATATTCGTGTTTATACAGGGCAAGCCAGTGTCATTTGGAATCAACTTTCACCAAAAGACAATGATGGTTCTGTTGGGTGGTATGGATGTTTAGTGGAGGCGATTGATGATGTTATGGTACAAACCTCAGAATTTAGAGCTTAGAAGCTGGGAACCGGGGCTTGATGAAGAAGGTTGGGAGGTTGTTGATGATTTTTTTGTCCCAGCCCTACCGCTTGAAAACCTTAAAACAAAGAAAAAAGAAGAATTAGTGCAAGCGGCTGCAAGTGCTTATACAGAAGGGTTCTGGTCAAAAGCCACTGGCGAAACGCTATTTTATGATAGTGAAGTGGAAGATCAACATATTCTGGAGAGCCTTTATAATCGAGCGCAAGAAAAAGACTGGAAAACTACGGAACGATATAAAGGAATTTGCCCGGCTGGACAGGCTCCGATTCGTGCCAGAAAAGAAGTGGAAGGGGAAAAAACAGTCTGTTTTCATACAAAAGAACAGCTTATGCAGTTGGGTAGAGACTTGGAAACTCATATTACAGCGGTAAAGTTAAAGCATTGGAGGTTGCAGGAAAGATTGCAGGTAGCAGAAAATGCTCAAGAAATTGAACAAATCACCTGGAACGAAAAGGACTAACTTCGTTTCAGGTGATTTGTTTTTCTAAGACAAATATTTGAAGAGGAGAGGGATAAGATGGATTATACGCAAATAGAACTGCGCATTATGGCTCTATTTTCAGGCATAGGAGCAGCGTTTTCTTTTCTAGTTGGCGGTGTTGATAAGCTTGTTACGGCACTTTTGATTTTTGTAGCACTAGATTATTTGACGGGGTTAATTGCGGCATGGAAGACGGCAACGCTTGATAGCAAAAAAGGATTTGACGGGATCAAACGTAAGTTTGTCATGTTAATTATCATTATTATGGCGCATTGGATTGATGTTAGTATTTTTGGTATTAGCACTTGCCGATCTATGGTAATATTTGCATATTTGGGAAACGAAGGACTTAGTATTATCGAAAATCTAGATCGTATGGGATATAGCGAATATATTCCACTATTTATTCGCGACAAGCTAATACAGCTTCGTAAAGAAAAAAAGTCATTGAATGACAGAACGTAGCAGATTGATATTGAATAGGGGGAGTAAAGATGAGAGTAGTAATAGATCCAGGCCATGCGGGAAGAAATATTGATCCGGGTGCTGTAAACAAAACAACAGGTTTACAAGAAGCAGATATTGCACTAAGCGTTTCACGTCTAGTAGAAAAATATTTGCGTGCAGTAGGCTATGAGGTGAAACTAACCAGAACTGACTTCGAACAAGTAGAAACGGATGATTTAAGCTATCGGACAACTTTGGCTAATGACTGGAGTGCCGATATTTTTATTTCACTTCATTGTAATAGTGCGACAAATCAAAAAGCAAAAGGCTATGAGGTTTGGACTTCGCCAGGCAACACATGCGGAGATAAACTTGCAACTTGTGTATATGGAAAAATCGCTGAGGAGTTTCCAGATCGTGCAGGCAGAGCAGATTACTCTGACGGTGATCCTGATAAAGAAGATCGATTTTATGTGCTCAGTTATACAGAAGCTCCGGCTTGTTTGGTTGAGATGGCATTCATTTCAAATGATGAAGAAGCCGCTTTGTTGGTTGATGCTAAATGGCAAGATAGATATGCTAGGGCAATTGCACGAGGGGTGACTGATTATTTTTTAGAACAGGAGGGATAAGGTGTGGTTAAAATATTCCAAATGTTTAATAAAAACAAGTGGATGATGCTGAGTGTTGTTTCCTTCCTAATAATATTTACAATATTGTACTGGTTTTGGCAACGAACTCAACAGGCAGAGAATCAATGCCGGCATGCGCTAGTGTTGAAGAAAGAAGAACTAGAACAGGAGCAGGTTTTACGCAGAGCGCTTAATATCTCACAGATGAATGCTAAGGAACTACAGGTGGCTTATGATGTAATGAAAACTAAGCCACCTGTTGCTAATTTTACCGTAAACGCACCATCACTGGAGGTCGCTTCTGAAAAGGTGGTGGAGAGGATTAATAAGCAAGATGCGACTTTGCCGCCCGCCGCGCTGGAAAAGACCGACCGGACGGCTGTGGTCAAAAACGATACGGACTATAAAGTGGACGTACTGAAGATTAATCTGGACAAATCTTGGGAACTTTCCGCAGGAGTAGGAAGCCACTGCGGTGATGCCTATATTCCGCTTGGGGTGCAGCGAAACTATGCTTCGCATAAGGCTGTGGCGGCGGAAGTGCATCTGGTGCCGGAAGAACTAGCGAGGGGAAAAATAAAGACCTCCGGTTGGGAGGTCAAGCATGTTTGGCGCTATTAAGGCGGCGGATACTACGCAAAGAAAATCTAAGATACAGGTCGGGCAGATAGCAATTTGTCCGGCCTATATTTTTTAATGTTTTCTGTTTGGATTGACTGATTATTTGACCTGGTAGAAACAGTTGCAATGCTTGACTTACAAGGCTTTTAGAGTGATATATGGTACTACCAAAAAGGAAAGGAGGTCGCATTATGCGAGTGAAAATTGTTACACCAAAATCAGAGTTGTTGGAAGTTAAAAAGCTTAAGGTATGTGCGTATGCCCGTGTATCATCGGATAGCTTGAAACAGGAAGATTCTCTTGAGAACCAGACTTCCACATATGAAAGGCTGATTTCATCCAACCCTGATTATGAGTTCGCGGGGGTGTATGCGGATCAAGGCATTTCAGGTTATTGTGAGAACCGCCCTGCATTCCAGTCGATGCTTGAAAAAGCAAAGAACCATGAGATAGATTTGATTATAACTAAGTCGGTTTCCCGTTTCGCTCGAAACACAGTCACTGTATTAAAGGTGGCAAGAGAACTGAAGGAACTTGGAATCGGGATTTTCTTTGAAGAACAGAATATCAATACTTTATCAGGGGACGGTGAGATGATGCTTGCCGTCCTCGCTTCTTTTGCTCAGGAAGAATCTAGAAGCATGAGCGAGAACAATAAATGGACAATGAAGAAAAAATTTGAGCGTGGTGAAATTATGGTGAATACCACCCGCTTCATGGGATATGACAAAAATGAATTCGGAGAGCTGGTCATAAACCGTGAACAGGCTAAGATTGTCCGCAGGATTTTTGATATGTATCTCAGTGGAATAGGGATGTTCCGAATTGCAGCTCTATTAAATGATGAGAACGTACCGACTATTACAGGCGGGAAGTGGTATGAAGGAACGATCAGAGGAATGCTCAAGAATGAAAAATACAAAGGTGATTGTATTCTTCAAAAGTATTACACCCCCGAAAACCGAAGGAATACAAGCGTTAGGAACAACGGTGAAGTCCAGAGTTATTATATTGAAGAAAACCATCCGGCTATTGTCAGCAAGGCAGAATGGGATAAGGTGCAGCAGATTATGCAAAGACACAAGGAACAGCGGAAAATTGCTGCGGATGGTACGGATAAGTACAAAAACCGCTACCCACTTTCGGGTATTCTCATCTGCCCTTATTGCGGTAAGGCATTAAGGCGAAAACAGGTATACAACAAGAGAATAGAATGGTGGTGTTCCACATATATTCACGATGGAAAAACTGCCTGCAAGGGCGTTAAAATATCGGACGAGGAAGCATCAAAACAGAATATCACAGAGCCTACTGTGGTTGAGGAGGTAAAAATAAATGGCGAGAAATATTACAGTTATACCAGTAAGGAAGAATTCGACAGGGGTATCAGAAATAAACCAAGCGACCGCCCAAATAAAGATGGCGGCATACTGCCGCGTATCCACAGACCAAGAAGAACAGCTATCAAGCTATGAGAATCAGGTGAATTACTACAAATCCTACATTCAGCAAAATCCTATGTACGAGTTTGCTGGCATATATGCAGATGAAGGAATTTCTGGTACGAATACGAAAAAGCGTGAGGAGTTTAATCGCATGATAGCTGATTGCAGAGCTAGGAAAATTGACCGTATCATCACAAAATCCATCAGCCGCTTTGCGAGAAATACACTCGATTGCCTGAACTATGTGCGTGAATTAAAGGAGCTTGGCATTGGCGTCATATTTGAAAAAGAAAACATAGATACTCTAGATGCAAAGGGAGAGGTGCTTCTTACGATATTGAGTTCCTTGGCTCAGGATGAATCAAGGTCGATCTCAGAGAACTCCACATGGGGTATTCGCCGACGATATGAAAGCGGAAAATTTGGTATGAGCACAAAGCGTTTTCTTGGTTACGACGCCGATGAGAATGGTCAACTAGTGGTAAACCCAGAACAGGCAAAAATCGTGGTAAGACTTTATGATGAGTATCTTTCGGGTAAAACAGTGGATTATATCAAGCGTACTTTTGAACGGGAGGGTATAAAAAACTGGAACAGAAAAACCGTGTGGCAAGCCACGACCCTGCAGAGCATGCTCTGTAACGAAAAGTACAAAGGCGATGCTATTTTGCAAAAAAGCTATACGGTAGATTTTCTAAGCAAGAAACGTGCAAAGAACCAAGGGGAAATTCAACAGTTTCATATTGAAGATAACCATGAGGCCATCATAGACCCTTTGATTTGGGAAGCAGTACAGCTTGAACAGGAGCGCAGAAGAAAATATA includes the following:
- a CDS encoding recombinase family protein is translated as MNQATAQIKMAAYCRVSTDQEEQLSSYENQVNYYKSYIQQNPMYEFAGIYADEGISGTNTKKREEFNRMIADCRARKIDRIITKSISRFARNTLDCLNYVRELKELGIGVIFEKENIDTLDAKGEVLLTILSSLAQDESRSISENSTWGIRRRYESGKFGMSTKRFLGYDADENGQLVVNPEQAKIVVRLYDEYLSGKTVDYIKRTFEREGIKNWNRKTVWQATTLQSMLCNEKYKGDAILQKSYTVDFLSKKRAKNQGEIQQFHIEDNHEAIIDPLIWEAVQLEQERRRKYIEEHGTNSYSHKPETNPFAGKIVCGTCNQSYARKGWKTGDVYRKVWQCQERYKVKGVSGCTNRHIDEEVLEEAFKMAWNLLLKNREETKKRWQCFAEFGNPLEQYRAVQFADITENAKYITDFDTDFMLNTLDHIAVFESGKLVVAFMDGTEIECGGE
- a CDS encoding phage tail protein; the encoded protein is MGGLFGGGSTTVNEENKVGSFQINQATYGATVSLVLGTTRISGNVIDWYDFAAIAHESRQHAGKGGGGSTVVNISYTYQVAVLIGLSEGKIDKVGRVWRDKELLSNISAAGFSLFLGEIGQAPWSYTMAKHPERALPYSGLAYVAGVVDLDSNGSLPQLNFEVQSIMGLSNDGLDVNPADACQFIITHPLQGIGFGSGNIDTASLKRFRTFCQAANLFISLPLTEQREAYQIIKDICEATNTIQFWSQGKLKFVPRCDERLEHNNVVFEPDIVPLYDLSEEDFLDLEDGKLLQFSREDSVDAYNHVSVEFINRSNQYKEELAEFKVQVDINRRGLRSAPKKELHYIHTKARAQYIASLLAMDSLYGRTTYKFRLGWSYCLLEPGDFVTLTEKSIGINKKPVIIDSIEEDEDGALEVVAKERPPGIYSPAKYQTSQETPRVGLDYNADPGSIAPPVIFEAPPALIDGGLELCVAVCGKNAVWGGANIWVSYDANTYRKIGMVTAPARVGKLARSIGAEKQAGPLVISLYDAQGKILSGTEQDADLKHTLCYVDGEWIAYAGAVLGENNIYSLSGLRRGLYGSQLQKHAENTSFVRMDSNVFHYPFRVEDIGQKIYIKFTSFNVFGVGVQELDEVEPYSYTIRGASESLPQMSFSIVQNKEQLLVTLDRSFVDANYNSFFSYELRQGSSWEQSERIGVFTSSTYSFAATEEGTLTYWLKAINTNGIYAATASQCIVNVIDLPNRNILLERYVPVEACQITNMYPNNSGYSLQSQKLLKDYLRFFDAFNGMPLLRDDAYIELPVLDLGENIMDQGCYWVDESGIWHVKTKECLKDYNHFFSIFRSEVQYVSPSFALQTFARIGVSYEPKKNIRIEVEYRASVDSKVWDAWQPSSKNQFYGRYVQIRVRPISLDQVSNTTVKGVNVMIDVPDIEERITNVYIPAEKTRISFRLHYTESPSIGVFSQNEKGEQTTWRISNINTSGFDIELLDVQGNLIAGKLIQAIIRGY
- a CDS encoding N-acetylmuramoyl-L-alanine amidase family protein; the protein is MRVVIDPGHAGRNIDPGAVNKTTGLQEADIALSVSRLVEKYLRAVGYEVKLTRTDFEQVETDDLSYRTTLANDWSADIFISLHCNSATNQKAKGYEVWTSPGNTCGDKLATCVYGKIAEEFPDRAGRADYSDGDPDKEDRFYVLSYTEAPACLVEMAFISNDEEAALLVDAKWQDRYARAIARGVTDYFLEQEG
- a CDS encoding phage holin family protein encodes the protein MDYTQIELRIMALFSGIGAAFSFLVGGVDKLVTALLIFVALDYLTGLIAAWKTATLDSKKGFDGIKRKFVMLIIIIMAHWIDVSIFGISTCRSMVIFAYLGNEGLSIIENLDRMGYSEYIPLFIRDKLIQLRKEKKSLNDRT
- a CDS encoding recombinase family protein, encoding MRVKIVTPKSELLEVKKLKVCAYARVSSDSLKQEDSLENQTSTYERLISSNPDYEFAGVYADQGISGYCENRPAFQSMLEKAKNHEIDLIITKSVSRFARNTVTVLKVARELKELGIGIFFEEQNINTLSGDGEMMLAVLASFAQEESRSMSENNKWTMKKKFERGEIMVNTTRFMGYDKNEFGELVINREQAKIVRRIFDMYLSGIGMFRIAALLNDENVPTITGGKWYEGTIRGMLKNEKYKGDCILQKYYTPENRRNTSVRNNGEVQSYYIEENHPAIVSKAEWDKVQQIMQRHKEQRKIAADGTDKYKNRYPLSGILICPYCGKALRRKQVYNKRIEWWCSTYIHDGKTACKGVKISDEEASKQNITEPTVVEEVKINGEKYYSYTSKEEFDRGIRNKPSDRPNKDGGILPRIHRPRRTAIKL